The Synechococcus sp. BL107 nucleotide sequence TGGCGGCGATGGCGGTGATGGCAATGGCGCGCGGACGCATCAAAACAGTGAACAATCCGGCCAGTTTTAGGTCGACCACCGGTCCTAAAAGAAGAAACGCCAGCAGTGCACCGGGAGTGACCTGTGCCGCAAAGCCCAAGGCGAGGAAGGCATCAACGCTGGAGCACACCGACACCACCACGGCCAGCAGCATCAACGCCAAAATTGACCCCGTTGGGGCCCCACCCACGGCGAGCAACCAACTGCGCGGTAGCCAGGTTTGAACGAGGGCGGCGATCAGGCAACCCAGCACGAGCAGGGCTAACAGATCCAAAAATTCGCGGCTGCTTTGCTCCAGCACTTCCAAAGGTCGGAGTCGTTCGGGTTGGGCTGGTGCAATCTCACTGAGGGGATCACCGATTAAACCGCTGCTGCGATGCAAAAGCCCAATCCTGCTTAGGGGTTGGCTCATCCTGCGTTCGCTGAGAAGAGCCGATTCCAGCAATTGGGTTTCCGGTAGCTGGACCAGCAGCAAGCTCAGCAAAACGGCAATCACAAAGGCCCCCAATGGCCGTGCAATTAACAGCCAGGGTTGATCCGGGAAAGCGGCCCAGGTGCTCGCCAACACAATGGGATTGAGAACCGGCGCCGCAAAGAGAAAGCCAAATGCCGTGCCCATGGGTGCACCGCTCGCCAGGAGCCTTCTGGCAACCGGCACATTGCCGCATTCGCAGGCGGGAAGTGCAAAGCCCATCAGGGCCCCGGTGATTGGAGCCAGCAGTGGGTTTTTGGGAAGCCTGTGCACCCAGGCGGTCTGGGGAACCAGCCAGCGCGCCATCCCCGCGATCGCAACCCCCAACAAGAGGAAGGGAATGGCTTCCAGCAAGAGGCCCTGGAAGATCGCCCAGGCGGTCGAGACTTTCTCCAAGCTCGGCGCCAACAAGGTGTGTTCACCTTCTCAGGTCGTTTGCGAAAAAGAAAGCGGCAAGGCTTCATCCTGGGATGCAGATGGCTCTGGGCTCCATGGCTGCTTGGCGCTTTTGGCTGGATCGCGGCGGCACCTTCACCGATCTGATCGGCTGTGACCCCACCGGGACACTGCACATCCGAAAAGTGCTCTCTGAAGGGGGTGAGGGAGATCCAGCAGTGCAGGCAATGCGGGAGCTTTTGGGGATCTCGACCGGGGAACTTATCGGGCCTGGACAAATTGAGAGCGTTCGGTTGGGAACCACAGTTGCCACGAATGCCTTATTGGAGCGCCGTGGTGCACCGCTGGTGTTGCTCACCAACCGTGGTTTGGCTGATCTGCTGCGCATCGGGGATCAACATCGCGCTGATCTCTTTGCATTCGTCCAGTCGGAACGCCCATTTTTGGCCAGCGAGGTGGTCGAAGTGCCGGGACGTTTGGATGCCGATGGTGCTGAGTTGGAGTCGTCCCTCTGGAACGACGACTTACGCAACCGTCTCGCGGCGCTTCGCGCCCGTGGTTTGGATGATGTGGTGGTGGCGTTGTTGCATGCCCACCGCAACCCCGCCCACGAGTTGCAGTGTGCCGACGAACTGACGGCGCTGGGTTTTCACCGGGTGGTGTGTTCCCATCAGGTCAGCGTCAAGCCACGCCTGGTGCCCCGTGGTCAGACGGCGCTGGTGGAGGCGGCTGTTGCTCCGGTGCTGCATGGTTACCTGCAACAGGTGCAAACGGCGCTTGGGTCATCGACGCCCGTTCGAGTGATGACCTCCAGCGGAGCCTTGCAATCGATTAAGGGCCTGATGGCCAAAGACACCATTCTTTCGGGCCCTGCTGCTGGGATGGTGGGGGCGATCGCTGCGGCACGGGGCTCCGGCTTTGAGCGAGTGCCCGTCTTGGGGTTCGATATGGGGGGTACGTCGACAGACGTGTTTTGTGTTGAGTCGGCTGAAGATGCGGCGTTGCGCCTCGTGCAGGAGCAAACCGACATCGCTGGCCTCCAACTTCTGGCGCCACGCTTACCGATTGAAACGGTGGCTGCTGGTGGGGGGTCGGTGCTGCAAAAGGACGGCGATCGCGTGCGGGTGGGTCCACGCTCGGCGGGGGCGCGGCCTGGACCCGCCTGCTATCGAGCCGGAGGACCGCTCACGATTACCGATGCCAACCTGCTGCTGGGGCGGCTACAGCTGCAGCGTTTCCCCAGTGTGTTTGGTGTGCATGCTGATCAACCGCCAGACCTTGGGGTGGTGCAACAGCAGTTTGGGGAGTTGGCAACCGAGCTTGGCCAACGCCCAGAGCAGTTGGCGGAGGGTGCTTTGCAACTGGCGATCGAGCGAATGGCGGCTGCGATTCGTCGTGTTTCCTTGCATCGCGGGCAGGATATCCGTGGCGGCGTGTTGGTGGCCTATGGCGGTGCCGGCGGGCAGCATGCTTGCCGGCTGGCCGAAGAGCTGGGATTGGTTTCGGTGTTGCTGCATCCCATGGCCGGCGTGTTGTCTGCCTACGGGATGGGACAGGCCCGCCAACGTCGACGCTTGCAATTTCACCTTGGTGCGGAGCTCACGGATGCGTTGCTCGTAACGCTGCTGGAGCGGGCCGAAGAGCTGACGCAGCAAGCACGCCAACAGTTGATCGATCAGGGGGATGGATCGGACCGCTCCCATAACCAAGCGGAAATTTGGCTGTCTTTGGAGCTGCGCTACCCCGGTGCTGAGCAGACTCTGATGCTGCCTTTCGAGAAGGGAATGAAGTCGTCTGCCTTGGTAACGGCATTTCAGGAGAGGCATCGGCAGCGCTTTGGCTACTGCATCCGTTCTGAGCAGTTGTTGATTGTGGAGATGCTCAATGTGGAGGTGGCTGCCCCCCAACAGTTTCAACCGCCAGAACTTTGCGCCAACGCTGGCCAATCGCCTCGGGATTTGATGCCCCAGCGCGTACCCATGCATCTGCGGCATGGGGGCTGGCAGAGCGTTGCCTTGTTCGATCGGGAGGAGTTGCCCGTTGGGATTTGCATCGAGGGGCCTGCCTTGATTGCTGAGGCCACGGGTTGTGTCGTGGTGGAGAGCGGCTGGACAGCGCGGGTGGATCGTGCCGCCGCTTTGGTGTTGCAACAGGGGCCCATCGCTTCAAAAGATGCTGAGCAATTAGATGTTGAGAAGTCAGCGTTGAACCAGGATGATCCTGTGCTGGCAGAGCTATATCGCCATCGCTTTATGGCGATCGCTGAGCAAATGGGAGAGCGCCTTCGTCTGACGAGTCGTTCGGTCAATATCCGCGAACGGCTTGATTTTTCCTGTGCGCTGTTTGATTCCCAGGGTGGACTGGTCGCCAATGCACCGCACATTCCTGTGCATCTCGGTTCCATGGGAGACAGCGTGCGTGATCTGTTCGAGCAGGTGGCTGCTGGCGCGGTACTCCCCTTGCAACCTGGCGACACCCTGTTGAGCAATGACCCTTTCCATGGCGGAACCCATCTCCCAGACATCACGGCGATGACGCCGGTGTTTTGTGGTGGTCTGAATCCCAGCTTCTTCGTGGCGAGCCGTGGTCACCATGCCGATGTTGGGGGGATCAGTCCCGGTTCAATGCCGTCGTTCAGCACCAGCATTGATGACGAGGGTCTGTTGCTGCGCAATCTGTTGTTTGTGCGCAATGGTGCGATCAACATCTCAAGCTTGGAGACATCCTTTCGAGAGATGGCGATACCCCCTCGCAATCCTCAGGAATTACTAGCCGACTTACAGGCCCAGGTGGCCGCAAACCAAGCGGGTATCGAAGGGCTCCAACGCTTGGTCGAACGGGAGGGAGAGGCGATGGTGCAGGAACAGATGCAGGGGTTGCAAGATCATGCGGCGGCCTGTGTTCGGCGTCTGATCTCTGGTTTGGCTGATGCGAGCCATGAGCTGCACTTGGATGATGGCGCCACCCTGGCGGTGCAGATTGGCATTCACCGCGATCAACAGAACCGCGATCAACACAAACTGCTGCTGGATTTTCGTGGAACATCGCAACAGCAGCTGGGAAATTTCAACGCACCGCTTTCGGTTACCCGTGCGGTTGTGTTGTACGTGATCCGTTGTCTGCTCGACGACGACATTCCATTGAATGAAGGTTGCTTTGCACCGTTGGAGATATGCGTTCCGCTGGGTTGCCTGTTGAATCCGGAGGCACCGGCTGCTGTGGTGGCTGGGAATGTGGAGGTGTCTCAATCTCTGTGCAATCTGCTTTTTGGTGCCTTTGGCGTGCTCGCTGCTGGTCAAGGCACGATGAACAATCTCAGCTTTGGCAATGGGCGCTGTCAGTACTACGAAACGGTGGCCGGCGGCGGTGGTGCCGGTAAGGGCTTTGCTGGCTCCGTGGGCTTGCAATCGCACATGACGAACTCAAGGCTGACGGATCCTGAGGTTTTGGAAGCTCGTTACCCGGTGCGTTTAGAGCGTTTTGCACTCCGTTCCGGTAGCGGTGGTGATGGCTGCTGGCGAGGTGGTGATGGGCTGGAGCGCACCATCCGTTTCCTCGAACCGATGAGCCTCTCCCTGATCAGTGGGTCACGGCGAGTGGCGCCCTTTGGACTCGATGGAGGAACGAGCGGTGCTTGTGGCGAGAATCAGTTGATCCGTGCCGATGGAACGGAAGAGCGATTACCTGGTTTGGTTCAGCTGGAGCTCAAGGCAGGGGAGGCGATCAAGATGTTGACGCCCGGTGGGGGGGGATATGGAGTGTCTGCGTAAGGGAATCATTGATTTGGTCTTAAGGCTGCTCACCCCCCGCAACGTTTTGGCGCAGGCTTGGTGTAGCGATGTTTGACGTATGGCATTTCTGCACACCCTTCAAACGAATTTGCTTCGATACAACTCCCCGGTGACTTCAGACCAGGAGGAGTACTTCAGTTGTGCCCGCAATCTGGTGGTTGCACAGTTTCAGCTTGCCGATCAGGAACTGACAAAACGGCTCTGGCAAGACGTTGCTGATCGCAATCTCGATGTTGATCGGATTGAGAATTTGATGTACCGGTGTTTCTTTCAAAGCGATAAAGATGCTTTAAGTGCGGCTGATGAGGCTTTTCTCGCTGAGAGGCGTCAACAATCCAGCCAAGCAAGTGAAACAAGAGTAGGTGTTTTTGAGCACTGTTAAAGCTCAACGATTGCG carries:
- a CDS encoding hydantoinase B/oxoprolinase family protein, with product MQMALGSMAAWRFWLDRGGTFTDLIGCDPTGTLHIRKVLSEGGEGDPAVQAMRELLGISTGELIGPGQIESVRLGTTVATNALLERRGAPLVLLTNRGLADLLRIGDQHRADLFAFVQSERPFLASEVVEVPGRLDADGAELESSLWNDDLRNRLAALRARGLDDVVVALLHAHRNPAHELQCADELTALGFHRVVCSHQVSVKPRLVPRGQTALVEAAVAPVLHGYLQQVQTALGSSTPVRVMTSSGALQSIKGLMAKDTILSGPAAGMVGAIAAARGSGFERVPVLGFDMGGTSTDVFCVESAEDAALRLVQEQTDIAGLQLLAPRLPIETVAAGGGSVLQKDGDRVRVGPRSAGARPGPACYRAGGPLTITDANLLLGRLQLQRFPSVFGVHADQPPDLGVVQQQFGELATELGQRPEQLAEGALQLAIERMAAAIRRVSLHRGQDIRGGVLVAYGGAGGQHACRLAEELGLVSVLLHPMAGVLSAYGMGQARQRRRLQFHLGAELTDALLVTLLERAEELTQQARQQLIDQGDGSDRSHNQAEIWLSLELRYPGAEQTLMLPFEKGMKSSALVTAFQERHRQRFGYCIRSEQLLIVEMLNVEVAAPQQFQPPELCANAGQSPRDLMPQRVPMHLRHGGWQSVALFDREELPVGICIEGPALIAEATGCVVVESGWTARVDRAAALVLQQGPIASKDAEQLDVEKSALNQDDPVLAELYRHRFMAIAEQMGERLRLTSRSVNIRERLDFSCALFDSQGGLVANAPHIPVHLGSMGDSVRDLFEQVAAGAVLPLQPGDTLLSNDPFHGGTHLPDITAMTPVFCGGLNPSFFVASRGHHADVGGISPGSMPSFSTSIDDEGLLLRNLLFVRNGAINISSLETSFREMAIPPRNPQELLADLQAQVAANQAGIEGLQRLVEREGEAMVQEQMQGLQDHAAACVRRLISGLADASHELHLDDGATLAVQIGIHRDQQNRDQHKLLLDFRGTSQQQLGNFNAPLSVTRAVVLYVIRCLLDDDIPLNEGCFAPLEICVPLGCLLNPEAPAAVVAGNVEVSQSLCNLLFGAFGVLAAGQGTMNNLSFGNGRCQYYETVAGGGGAGKGFAGSVGLQSHMTNSRLTDPEVLEARYPVRLERFALRSGSGGDGCWRGGDGLERTIRFLEPMSLSLISGSRRVAPFGLDGGTSGACGENQLIRADGTEERLPGLVQLELKAGEAIKMLTPGGGGYGVSA
- a CDS encoding permease, encoding MEKVSTAWAIFQGLLLEAIPFLLLGVAIAGMARWLVPQTAWVHRLPKNPLLAPITGALMGFALPACECGNVPVARRLLASGAPMGTAFGFLFAAPVLNPIVLASTWAAFPDQPWLLIARPLGAFVIAVLLSLLLVQLPETQLLESALLSERRMSQPLSRIGLLHRSSGLIGDPLSEIAPAQPERLRPLEVLEQSSREFLDLLALLVLGCLIAALVQTWLPRSWLLAVGGAPTGSILALMLLAVVVSVCSSVDAFLALGFAAQVTPGALLAFLLLGPVVDLKLAGLFTVLMRPRAIAITAIAASLGVLLIGQWVNLWQL